Proteins encoded in a region of the Cyclopterus lumpus isolate fCycLum1 chromosome 23, fCycLum1.pri, whole genome shotgun sequence genome:
- the guca1a gene encoding guanylyl cyclase-activating protein 1 yields the protein MGNSTGSTVDDLQAVEMHLWYKKFMTECPSGQLTLHEFKQFFGLRGLDPEANAYIEQMFRTFDMNKDGYIDFMEYVAALSLVMRGKMEHKLRWYFKLYDVDGNGCIDRHELLNIIKAIRAINGNESQETSAEDFTNRVFDKIDINGDGELSLDEFVAGARSDEDFMEVMIKSLDLTHIVTMIDNRRHSV from the exons atgggtaACTCAACAGGAAGCACCGTGGACGACCTGCAGGCGGTGGAGATGCACCTGTGGTACAAGAAGTTCATGACCGAGTGCCCCTCGGGTCAGCTCACCCTGCACGAGTTCAAGCAGTTCTTCGGGCTGCGCGGGTTGGACCCGGAGGCCAACGCCTACATAGAGCAGATGTTCCGCACGTTTGACATGAACAAG GACGGCTACATAGACTTCATGGAGTACGTGGCGGCCCTCAGCCTGGTGATGCGCGGAAAGATGGAGCACAAGCTGCGCTGGTATTTCAAACTTTACGACGTGGACGGCAACGGCTGCATCGACCGACACGAGCTCCTCAACATCATAAAG GCCATCCGCGCAATCAATGGGAATGAAAGTCAGGAAACATCCGCTGAGGATTTCACGAACCGCGTGTTTGACAAGATTGATATAAACGGAGACG GCGAGCTTTCGTTGGATGAGTTTGTGGCCGGCGCGCGCAGTGATGAAGATTTTATGGAGGTGATGATAAAAAGTCTGGACCTCACTCACATTGTGACGATGATCGACAACCGGAGGCACAGCGTTTAG
- the orc5 gene encoding origin recognition complex subunit 5 encodes MSSLLQHPGHEEESLQRVSDQLPCREVQAGTLLSLMGQPHQYSYPSIFIYGHRSSGKSHVLHVLLKELELPHAPVSCVECVSVALLFEQVLLSFFGADAASLLPRSPSLSDFVRVYRNQCSQSPAEQTRYIVMEKAELLRDADANLLPALLRLQELVEDNVTVILLSEIVWDKFRPNTGCFEPLLLHFPDYSKGELQHILSHDRHPSYSAEFYSSYINILLGVFYSVCRDLRELRHLAALNFSKFCEPVVEGKVKETDTHKLWRNMEPHLKKAMQTVYLREVSSLQWEKMQQMEEKESGALRGLSAHTHVELPYYSKFLLIAAYLASYNPARTDKRFFLKHHGKIRKTNFLKKNEKTSNHLLGPKPFPLDRLLAIFYSVVDSRVAPTASIFSQISSLVTLQLLTQVSHDDQLDAPKYKCAVSMDFICAISRTVNFEIVNYLYDFL; translated from the exons ATGTCTTCGCTGTTACAACATCCAGGACACGAAGAGGAGAGCCTGCAGCGGGTCTCAGATCAGCTGCCCTGCAGAGAGGTCCAGGCGGGCACGCTGCTGTCGCTCATGGGGCAG CCACACCAGTACAGCTATCCCTCAATTTTCATCTATGGTCATCGGTCTTCTGGGAAGAGCCACGTGTTGCATGTTTTGCTGAAGGAACTCGag ctgCCTCACGCCCCAGTCAGCTGTGTCGAATGTGTTTCGGTTGCGTTGCTGTTTGAACAAGTCCTGCTGTCCTTCTTCGGCGCCGACGCCGCCTCGCTGCTCCCCCGCAGTCCCTCCCTGTCTGACTTTGTACGCGTCTACAGAAACCAGTGCTCCCAGTCTCCTGCCGAGCAGACGCGATACATT GTGATGGAAAAAGCCGAGCTTCTGAGAGACGCCGATGCCAACCTCCTTCCCGCTCTCCTGCGTCTTCAGGAACTG GTTGAGGACAACGTCACCGTCATCCTGCTCAGTGAAATCGTCTGGGACAAGTTCAGACCAAACACCGGCTGTTTCGAGCCCCTTCTGCTCCATTTCCCAGACTACAGTAAAG GTGAGCTGCAGCACATTTTGTCCCACGACCGACATCCTTCATATTCTGCTGAGTTTTACTCGTCCTACATCAACATCCTGCTGGGAGTCTTTTATTCTGTCTGTCGGGACCTCAGAGAGCTGCGCCACCTg GCCGCTCTCAACTTTTCAAAGTTCTGCGAGCCGGTAGTGGAAGGCAAAG tGAAAGAGACCGACACACACAAGCTGTGGAGAAACATGGAGCCTCATTTGAAGAAAGCCATGCAGACTGTTTACCTGCGAGAAGTGTCCAG TCTTCAGTGGGAGAAGATGCAGcaaatggaggagaaggagagtggGGCCTTGAGAG GTTTATCTGCTCACACTCATGTTGAACTGCCTTATTACTCCAAGTTCCTGTTGATTGCCGCCTACCTGGCGTCCTACAACCCGGCCCGCACCGATAAGCGCTTCTTTCTAAAA CACCacggtaaaataagaaaaacaaacttcttGAAGAAAAATGAGAAG ACAAGTAACCATCTCCTGGGGCCAAAGCCGTTCCCTCTGGACCGCCTGCTCGCCATTTTCTACAGCGTGGTGGACAGCAGAGTCGCCCCCACCGCCAGCATCTTCTCCCAG ATCTCTTCTCTGGTGACCTTACAGCTGTTGACTCAGGTCAGTCATGACGACCAGCTCGATGCCCCAAAGTACAAATGTGCCGTTTCCATGGACTTCATCTGTGCcatctccag GACGGTGAATTTTGAGATTGTCAATTACCTTTATGACTTCCTGTGA
- the lhfpl3 gene encoding LHFPL tetraspan subfamily member 3 protein, with the protein MIPGAPGTTTTMLPASEAAKIYQTNYVRNSRAIGVLWAIFTILFAIVNVVCFIQPYWIGDGMDTPQAGYFGLFHYCIGNGLSRDLTCQGSFTEFSTIPSGAFKAASFFIGMSMVLVITCIGCFALFFFCRTGTVYKICGWMQLAAGTCLILGCMIYPDGWDSDEVKRMCGEQTDKYTLGACSVRWAYILAIMGILDALILSFLAFVLGNRQDSLMSEELLGDSKRIVPPISQRAAITPYNIY; encoded by the exons ATGATCCCCGGGGCCCCCGGTACGACCACCACCATGCTCCCCGCCTCCGAGGCTGCCAAAATCTACCAGACCAACTACGTGCGCAACTCCCGCGCCATCGGCGTCCTGTGGGCCATCTTCACCATCCTCTTCGCCATCGTCAACGTGGTGTGCTTCATCCAGCCGTACTGGATCGGAGACGGCATGGACACCCCGCAGGCGGGCTACTTCGGTCTGTTCCACTACTGCATCGGGAACGGGCTGTCCCGGGACTTGACCTGCCAGGGCAGCTTCACCGAGTTCAGCACCATCCCCTCCGGTGCGTTCAAGGCCGCCTCCTTCTTCATCGGCATGTCCATGGTGCTGGTCATCACCTGCATCGGCTGCTTcgcactcttcttcttctgcaggacCGGCACCGTGTATAAGATCTGCGGCTGGATGCAGCTGGCTGCAG GCACATGTCTGATCCTGGGCTGCATGATCTACCCGGACGGATGGGACAGTGACGAGGTGAAGCGAATGTGTGGCGAGCAGACGGACAAGTACACACTGGGCGCCTGCTCGGTGCGCTGGGCCTACATCCTGGCCATCATGGGCATCCTGGACGCGCTCATCCTGTCCTTCCTGGCCTTCGTTCTGGGGAACCGTCAGGACAGTCTGATGTCCGAGGAGCTGCTCGGAGACAGTAAGAGAA